One stretch of Candidatus Binatus sp. DNA includes these proteins:
- the ftsY gene encoding signal recognition particle-docking protein FtsY: MLPLYISLLLTIAGASAVAFIFIGVLIQWSLRKALPSRPEIESEIAAPIADEQITEIIAAPREAPSERIEEIAPAPTVERVEEPARPAAPPVAVKPAPAIAEKPEVVREPVRIGLGLRKTRENFLSRIRAALTGSAKLDEIYEGLEEALIAADVGVEASMKIAAGVRAKLGNDARPDVIRDALKAEIAAILASAECKPADPGEAPLVIMLVGVNGVGKTTTVAKLAMLLKQKRGSVVVAAADTFRAAAIEQLQVWCDRAGAEMIKQSQGSDPAAVAFDAVKAAVARKSGALLIDTAGRLQTKVNLMEELKKIARVVGRELPGAPHETWLVLDANTGQNAISQAKIFGDAVKLTGVVLAKLDSTAKGGVVVGIAERLKIPVRYVGLGERLEDLREFDGPEFVAALFATDEAGEQSTSGSYAA; the protein is encoded by the coding sequence GTGCTTCCGCTCTATATCAGCCTTCTGCTCACGATCGCCGGCGCCTCGGCGGTCGCGTTTATTTTTATCGGCGTCCTGATTCAATGGAGTCTGCGCAAAGCTCTTCCGTCGCGGCCAGAAATCGAGAGCGAGATAGCCGCGCCGATCGCCGATGAACAAATCACTGAGATAATCGCCGCGCCGCGGGAGGCGCCGAGCGAGCGTATCGAGGAAATCGCGCCGGCGCCGACCGTCGAACGCGTCGAGGAACCGGCTCGTCCCGCCGCTCCGCCAGTCGCGGTAAAACCTGCGCCCGCGATCGCCGAAAAACCTGAAGTTGTGCGCGAGCCAGTGCGAATCGGACTCGGGCTTCGCAAGACGCGCGAGAATTTTCTCTCGCGCATCCGCGCCGCGCTGACGGGCAGTGCGAAGCTCGATGAAATCTACGAAGGACTCGAAGAAGCGCTGATCGCCGCTGACGTTGGCGTCGAGGCGAGCATGAAGATTGCCGCGGGCGTGCGCGCCAAGCTCGGCAACGATGCCCGTCCCGACGTGATTCGCGACGCGCTGAAGGCCGAAATCGCCGCGATCCTCGCGTCGGCGGAGTGCAAGCCCGCGGACCCCGGCGAAGCGCCGCTGGTGATCATGCTGGTCGGGGTGAACGGAGTCGGCAAAACCACGACCGTCGCGAAACTCGCGATGCTGCTGAAACAGAAGCGCGGCAGCGTGGTCGTCGCCGCCGCCGATACGTTCCGCGCCGCCGCGATCGAGCAATTGCAGGTATGGTGCGATCGCGCCGGCGCAGAGATGATCAAACAGTCGCAAGGGTCGGACCCCGCCGCGGTCGCGTTCGACGCGGTCAAGGCGGCAGTTGCGCGGAAAAGCGGTGCGCTGCTGATCGATACCGCCGGCCGATTGCAGACGAAGGTCAACCTGATGGAGGAACTCAAGAAGATCGCGCGCGTCGTCGGGCGCGAACTGCCCGGCGCTCCGCACGAGACGTGGCTGGTGCTCGACGCGAACACCGGCCAGAACGCGATCAGCCAGGCGAAAATTTTTGGCGACGCAGTGAAACTCACGGGCGTAGTTTTGGCGAAGCTCGACAGCACCGCCAAGGGTGGCGTGGTGGTGGGAATCGCGGAGCGGCTTAAGATTCCAGTGCGCTATGTTGGGTTGGGAGAACGCCTGGAGGACTTGCGCGAGTTTGACGGGCCGGAATTTGTCGCGGCGTTGTTTGCAACCGACGAGGCGGGAGAGCAGAGTACCAGCGGATCATATGCCGCTTGA
- a CDS encoding SDR family NAD(P)-dependent oxidoreductase, with product MGKLQGKVAIVTGASRGIGKAISELFAKEGAKVICSARTLKEGEHPLEGSLETTVAGIRKSGGEATAVTCDVSSEADCERLVVETHRIYGPVDVLVNNAALTYFIEVKDFPPKRWMRSFAVNVHGPFMMSHLVLQDMIARKSGAIVNISSGSAIGPGRGPYKEAMPVRGTACYGAEKAALERFTQGLAEEVYADGISVTCVSPSLVVPTPGTVHHHLVTSMDDPSGEPVEWMAQSALLLATEPLDKVTGLVTYSQPLLMQYGLIDKAVGIGVDIKGSGYSQI from the coding sequence ATGGGCAAGTTGCAGGGCAAGGTCGCAATCGTGACCGGCGCGAGCCGCGGCATCGGCAAGGCAATCAGCGAACTCTTCGCCAAAGAAGGCGCGAAAGTGATCTGCTCCGCGCGCACGCTCAAGGAAGGCGAGCATCCGCTGGAAGGATCGCTCGAGACCACCGTCGCGGGCATCAGAAAGTCCGGCGGCGAGGCGACTGCCGTCACCTGCGACGTGTCCTCCGAGGCCGATTGCGAAAGGCTCGTCGTCGAGACGCACCGGATTTACGGCCCCGTCGATGTGCTGGTGAACAACGCGGCGCTGACCTATTTCATCGAGGTGAAGGATTTTCCGCCCAAGCGATGGATGCGCTCGTTCGCGGTGAACGTCCACGGCCCATTCATGATGAGTCATCTCGTGCTGCAAGACATGATTGCGCGCAAGTCGGGAGCGATCGTTAATATTTCGTCGGGCTCGGCAATCGGGCCGGGCCGCGGACCGTACAAAGAAGCGATGCCCGTGCGCGGGACCGCGTGCTACGGCGCCGAGAAAGCGGCGCTCGAGCGCTTCACACAAGGCCTCGCCGAGGAAGTTTACGCGGACGGGATTTCAGTCACCTGCGTATCGCCATCGCTGGTGGTTCCGACGCCAGGCACGGTCCATCATCATCTGGTCACCAGTATGGACGATCCGTCGGGCGAGCCGGTCGAATGGATGGCGCAATCGGCGCTGCTACTCGCGACCGAGCCGCTCGACAAGGTGACTGGACTCGTGACGTACAGCCAGCCGCTGTTGATGCAATACGGTTTGATCGACAAGGCGGTCGGCATCGGCGTCGATATCAAAGGCAGCGGCTACAGCCAGATCTGA